In the genome of Tissierella sp., the window CAAATACTATGAGTCATTTCATCAAACATATCAAAACCCTCTCTTTGATATGCACGAACTGGATCCTCTTGACCATAAGCCCTTAGTCCAATACCCTGTCTAAACTGATCCATAGCATCTATATGGTCCATCCACTTACTATCTACTACTTGAAGTAGAACTACCCTTTCCACTTCTCTAAATCTTTCTTCACCAAATTCTTCTTCCTTAGCTTTATATTTTGCCTCAGCAGCTTCAATAATCCTGTCAGTAAGGATTTCTTTAGTCAGACTTTCAATATCATCAAATTTTAAGAAGCCTTTCTTTATATTTAAAAGATTAACCATGGCATTTTCTAATCCTTCAATATCCCACTCTTCTGGGAACTTACTTTGTCTAGTAAATATCTCAACATTCTCTCCTATTAGAGATTTTGTCATATCTTGAATATAGGATCTTAGATTTTCACCTTCTAATACTTTTCTTCTCTCACCATAGATTACTTCCCTTTGCTTATTCATTACATCATCATATTTCAATACATGTTTTCTAATTCCAAAGTTATTCCCTTCTACCTTCTTTTGGGCATTTTCTATGGTCTTTGTTAAAATTGAATGCTCTAATGGTTCATCTTCTGGCATTTTTAAGGTATCAATTAGGTTTTGCATCCTTTCACCACCAAATAGCCTCATTAAATCATCGTCTAGCCCAATGTAGAACCTTGTAGAACCAGGGTCTCCTTGTCTACCGGAACGACCTCTAAGCTGATTATCTATACGCCTAGATTCATGTCTTTCTGTACCAATTATGTGAAGTCCACCTGCTGCTAGGACCTTTTTATTATTTTCATCAGTTTCTAATTTATATTTATCATGTAATTCCTTATATACTTTCCTTGCTTCCATGACTTCTTCACTATCTGTATCAAAAAAACTATCCACAAGGGCTAATACTTCATCTGGATAACCTTTCTTCTGCATCTCCAGTTTAGCAATAAACTCTGGATTTCCTCCTAATACAATATCTGTACCTCTACCTGCCATATTTGTGGCAATAGTCACGGCATTATATCTACCAGCTTGAGCTACAATTTCTGCCTCTCTACTATGCTGTTTTGCATTTAATACTTCGTGAGGAATTCCTTCCTTCTTAAGTAGTTTTGAAAGAGCCTCAGACTTTTCAATTGATATAGTACCCACTAATACTGGCTGACCTGTACTATGTCTTTCTTTTATTTCATTGACTACTGCCTTAAATTTAGCATTTTCATTACGATATACACTATCGGCTAAGTCATCTCTAATTATTGGCTTGTTAGTAGGTATTTCTACTACATCCATATTATATATCTCTCTAAATTCTGATTCCTCAGTCTTAGCAGTTCCTGTCATACCAGAAAGCTTCATATACATTCTAAAATAGTTTTGGAATGTAATAGTAGCTAAAGTCTTAGACTCAGATTTTACATTCATCTTTTCCTTAGCTTCTATGGCTTGGTGAAGTCCATCACTATATCTTCTTCCATACATTAGTCTTCCTGTAAATTCATCTACAATAATTACTTCTCCATCATTGACTACATAATCAATATCTCTTTTCATTATGGATCTAGCCTTTAGGGCTTGATTCACATGATGAGCTATTTCCATATTTTCCATATCCGATAAATTCTCTATACCAAAGAAGGATTCTGCCTTAGCAGTACCATTTTCAGTAAGAGAACAAGATTTTGCTTTTTCATCTATTAAGAAATCTACTGTTTCTTCTTTTATTTCCCTATTAAAGGGATCTGTTTTATCTTCCTTTGGATCTATTATTCTACTACTAAGAGACCTTACAAAATTATCAGCCACTTCATAAAGTTTAGTAGATTTGTCACCCGTACCAGAAATAATCAATGGAGTCCTAGCCTCATCTACTAATATACTATCCACTTCGTCAACTATGGAAAAATAAAGAGGTCTTTGAACCATCTCTTCCTTGTATATGACCATATTATCCCTAAGGTAGTCAAATCCATATTCATTATTTGTACCATAAGTAATATCACAATTATAAGCTGCTTTTCTTTCAGCATTAGTAATACCATGTACAATACAACCAACTGTAAGCCCTAGAAATTCGTAGATTTTACCCATCCACTCCTTATCCCTTTTAGCTAAGTAATCATTTACTGTAACAATATGAACACCTTTACCTGTTAAAGCATTTAAATATGCTGCTAAGGTAGCCATTAAAGTCTTACCCTCACCAGTCTTCATCTCTGCGATTCTACCTTGATGAAGTATTATCCCACCAAATAATTGAACTCTATAATGTTTCTTGCCAAGGACTCTATCTGACGCTTCTCTAACTACTGCAAAAGCTTCTGGTAAAATGTCATCAAGATTTTCTCCTTGATTTAATCTATTCTTAAATTGTAAAGTCATTTCCTTGAGCTGCTGATCAGTTAAGCTTTTCATCTGTTCATCTAGAGATTCTATTTTGTCTACTAGAGGTGTAATCTTCTTTAACTCTCTATCACTATAGGAGCCAAATATCTTATCAAATAAACCTGCCATGAATTAACCACCTTTCAAACTTCTATCTATTCCTATTTTATCATTTTATCATTTAATTAAACTCCTTTCAACTAAATAAAACTCTTACCTACAAATATAGGGCTATATCAAAAAATCTAATAAATTTAAAAACGGATTCCTAGGAATCCGCTTTATGATTTTAATATTAAATCTCTGGTTCAATCAATCCATAATTTCCATCTTTTCTTTTATATACTATGCTTACATCTTCATTATTAGCATCCATAAATACAAAGAAATTGTGTCTAAGTAATTCCATTTGTAGTATTGCTTCCTCTGATGACATTGGTTTTATGCTGAATCTTTTCTTTTTTACTAATTTAGGTCTATCTGCTTCTTCCTCTGGTGTCAGTGGTGCAACATTTTCAAACCTAATAGTTTCACTGTTTTTATATCTGTTTTGTAATCTTGTTTTATATTTCCTGATTTGCCTTTCCAATACATCAACTGCCTTGTCAATTGAAACATACATATCATCTGTTGATTCTTCAGCTCTAATAATAGTTCCAGGTAGGTTTATGGTTACCTCAATTATTTTTCTATTCTTCTCTGAACTGAAAGTGACATTACCTTCAATATCTTTCTGGAAATATTTATCTAGTTTTCCTATCTTTTTCTGTGTTACATCCCTTAGTGCATCTGTAATCTCCATATTTTTTCCAGTAAAATTCAATTTCATAAACCCAGCTCCTTTCATATAAGCTTAATTGCTTATACTATTTGTATATATATTACCCTTAAATCTATTATAATAACATATATTAATTTATCTTATTTGGAATAATTAGGGCTTAAAATTGTGGATTGTTAATTAAATTCCTGTGGATAATGTGTATAAACCTGTGGAGAACTGTAAATAATACAATTTTCATTGTGGGCAATATGATCTTTATTGTGGATATGTTACTCAGAAAAAGAAAAAGTAGAAAGAAAACTCTTTCTACTTTTTTTCATCTATAAGCATACTTACTGAAGATTCATAGTTATATCCCTTATATGCTTTTTTTCCTTCTTTTACTTGTTTTATATCTAATTTTATCTTGTCTATATTGGATTTCATTTTCCTAGTATTTTCATTATCTAAGGCTGATATCTCATTAAGAATATTGTTTACATCTTCTACAATATCTTTTAATGTTTTAACATTATCAAATTTTCTTACATCGATTTTGTCAAAACTATCTATACCTTCCTCTGATTTAATAGTATTATATAATCCCAAGAAATCTTTATCTATGATATCAACCTTGTTCATTATATTTTCTTTGTCTTCTAATACTATTCCCAAATCATCCAAATTATCATTGTCTATCAAATCTTTTTGTTTTTTTGTCAGCTTTAAAAGATCAGTTAGTAGTTTCTTCTTATCCTTTGATAATAATATAACTTTATTAATATTAGTAACTGTCATTTAAACACCTACTTAGCCTGATAAACTTTTTGTTTAATTTGCTTTATGACTTCTTTCCATGTGTCTCTCATATCATTTACTATTACAAGTGCTTCATCTATAGCATTTATATCTTTTTTAATATTAGCATCTACTAACTTAGACAATACAAAATCATACAAGCCTCTAAGCTCTTTGGATATTTCATAATTCATGTCTAGGGAATAACTTAATTCTGTAATAATATCTTGAGCCCTCATTAATGAAGAGTGGGTCTTTTCGTAATTCTTGTTTTCTATACTATATTTCCCAATATTCATAAACTTAATTGCACCTTCATACAACATAAGTGTTAGTTCTTCAGGCGTCGCTGTAAGAACAGTATTTTGCTTGTATTGATTTAGAGCCTGATAATTCATCTTTTTCTCTCCTTATTTTTTAGCCGAATTGTTGTGATAACCAACCACTTTGACTACTCATCTGCTGCATATATTTTTCCATCTGTGTAAATTTAGCATAATATGATTCTTCTTTCTTTGCAAATAAAATATTCAAATTATCTATTTTTTGATTCATCTCTGCTATGGATTTATCTATATCGGAGATACTTGATTTTTTAGTTACAAAATCTAAAAGCATATTAGACTTTACAGATCTAAGCAAATCTGAGTCACTTCCTGGACCTGATTTATCTATAATGGATTTCATTCCAGTTATTAAATCGTCATATACCCTTGTGAAGATACCCTTAGAACTATTTTTAGCATCTCCTAGTATTTCCTTTCCATCTGCATCGTAGCTACCATCCTTAAATAATAGCTCCATTACTCCCTCAGGATCTTCTTCGATGGCTTTTCTAAGCTTTTCAGTATCTATTTGGAGTTTTCCACCAGCAGATCCTCTAGCATAGGATTCAGTGGATATTCCTATTTTCGTAATATGATTATATTTTTCATCTACACCTTCCAAAGTCTTATATAAATCATTTCTCATGGATTGCAGTGTTCTATTAATAGTCTCATCATTATTTAACAAGCCTGACTTAGCTTTTTCTGTCCATAGCTTAACATCATCGTCTTTCATAGCACTCTTTTCTTCTGCAGATAGAGGATGATAACTACTATATTTTTTTTCATTCAAAAGCAAGGATGATGCATCTATTAAAGCATTATAATCACTTACAAGCTTTTCAATTTTCTCCATTATGCCATCTACATTTGTGGAGACATTGATATTTGTAGTGCCTATTGATTTAGCTTCGATGTTTAACCCATTTAAAGTAAAGTTATTAGATGAATAAGTTAAATCTACACCATTAAACGAAATTTTTGAATCCTTGCCCAAACTATAAATAGCTCCTGTATGCCCTTCACCTGCTGAATTCTGTTCTTTTATATTGTTTTTAAGTTTATTGATGAATTGCACACTAGCAGCATTTCCAGTTACAGCTGTTAATCCAATATATGCATCTTTTCCAGTTTCTGTAGTTTGCATAAATAATCTGCCATTAGTCTTATCATAAAAAGCAGTTACTCCTGTTTCTTCTGTCTTTGCATTTATAGACTTAACTACATCATCCATGGTTATATCAGTTGTTCCAACTGTGCTTCCCACTTCAATTTTAATATTATCTGAAGTTAAATTAAATTCCATATGTTTAATACCTACTAAAGCATTTTCATCCAATTTAGCGCTGGTAAAACTAGCACCCTTTGCCAATTCCTTAACCTCAATACTAAAACTTCCATTAACAGCTTTAGATGTAGATGATATAGTAGCTGCTGCTTCATTTGATGATGTTGCTTTTCTTACATAACTAAGATTAGTATAAGATGTATCAAACAGTGATCCTGTACTGCTACTTGTCTTCAACCCTATATCCTTTTTAGTGTTCAATATAAAGTTTGCATATAGTTTGTTGACACTATTGTATCCCTCTTGTCTCCATAATGCTACTTGCTTAGATTGTTCGAATCTGTCAACCTTCATTCTTTCAACCTTCATCAAGCTTTGAACCATAGCATCAGTATCCATACCTGAATACATTCCTGAAACTCTCATATTACTCATAAAATCACCACCTATATCTTTTTATCTACTATGATTCCAACAACTTCCCAAATTGCTGCAACCATATCAAGTACTTTTTCTGGAGGTAGTTCTCTAATTACCTCACCGTTAGTTGTATCAATTACCTTTACCATTATTTCCTTAGTTTTTTCATGTATGGAAAACTCGAATCTTCTGTCGTAAACAACAAAATCTTTGTTTGCTTTTTCAATTATATCAATAACTTCTCCTTCTGAAAAACGCTTTTCCTCTACATATCTTTGTTCCCCATCATTTCTTTCTCGGTTTGGTATTGTTCTTGTCTCAAACCTTGGTTTACTTTCAGTTGAACTTAGATGACTAATATTACTGCTATTTGAAGAATTTATCATTGTACTACTTCCTATTCCATCAAGTTGCATAGTGCTATCCCCCTTCAATCTAGTTCTACATAATTTATCGACTATTATCTATTATTCTTTAATGATGTGATTGTAATTTTTTGGATATTACATTTTTTTAAAAATATGTTTTGTTGTCTTAGTTATATTTTGTGGGTATAATAACTATATCGATATTAGAAAGGGGATGCCTCTTGAAAAAAAGTATAAAATTAAAGATGGGCATGAGAACTATAAAAACTGGCTTGGCAGTTGCAATAAGCCTTATACTTTGTATTATATTTAAATCTAAAAGCCCCATATTTGCAGCTATAGGGGCAATTGCATCTATGCAATCATCAGTTTCTGAGTCCTTAATTGCAGGAAAAAATCGTATGTTGGGTACTTTTATAGGTGCTATTGTTGGTTTGATATTTTCCTTGGCATTTCCAGAAAATCCTATATTCAT includes:
- the hpf gene encoding ribosome hibernation-promoting factor, HPF/YfiA family; its protein translation is MKLNFTGKNMEITDALRDVTQKKIGKLDKYFQKDIEGNVTFSSEKNRKIIEVTINLPGTIIRAEESTDDMYVSIDKAVDVLERQIRKYKTRLQNRYKNSETIRFENVAPLTPEEEADRPKLVKKKRFSIKPMSSEEAILQMELLRHNFFVFMDANNEDVSIVYKRKDGNYGLIEPEI
- the flgN gene encoding flagellar export chaperone FlgN, whose product is MTVTNINKVILLSKDKKKLLTDLLKLTKKQKDLIDNDNLDDLGIVLEDKENIMNKVDIIDKDFLGLYNTIKSEEGIDSFDKIDVRKFDNVKTLKDIVEDVNNILNEISALDNENTRKMKSNIDKIKLDIKQVKEGKKAYKGYNYESSVSMLIDEKK
- a CDS encoding flagellar protein FlaG; the protein is MQLDGIGSSTMINSSNSSNISHLSSTESKPRFETRTIPNRERNDGEQRYVEEKRFSEGEVIDIIEKANKDFVVYDRRFEFSIHEKTKEIMVKVIDTTNGEVIRELPPEKVLDMVAAIWEVVGIIVDKKI
- the secA gene encoding preprotein translocase subunit SecA, whose product is MAGLFDKIFGSYSDRELKKITPLVDKIESLDEQMKSLTDQQLKEMTLQFKNRLNQGENLDDILPEAFAVVREASDRVLGKKHYRVQLFGGIILHQGRIAEMKTGEGKTLMATLAAYLNALTGKGVHIVTVNDYLAKRDKEWMGKIYEFLGLTVGCIVHGITNAERKAAYNCDITYGTNNEYGFDYLRDNMVIYKEEMVQRPLYFSIVDEVDSILVDEARTPLIISGTGDKSTKLYEVADNFVRSLSSRIIDPKEDKTDPFNREIKEETVDFLIDEKAKSCSLTENGTAKAESFFGIENLSDMENMEIAHHVNQALKARSIMKRDIDYVVNDGEVIIVDEFTGRLMYGRRYSDGLHQAIEAKEKMNVKSESKTLATITFQNYFRMYMKLSGMTGTAKTEESEFREIYNMDVVEIPTNKPIIRDDLADSVYRNENAKFKAVVNEIKERHSTGQPVLVGTISIEKSEALSKLLKKEGIPHEVLNAKQHSREAEIVAQAGRYNAVTIATNMAGRGTDIVLGGNPEFIAKLEMQKKGYPDEVLALVDSFFDTDSEEVMEARKVYKELHDKYKLETDENNKKVLAAGGLHIIGTERHESRRIDNQLRGRSGRQGDPGSTRFYIGLDDDLMRLFGGERMQNLIDTLKMPEDEPLEHSILTKTIENAQKKVEGNNFGIRKHVLKYDDVMNKQREVIYGERRKVLEGENLRSYIQDMTKSLIGENVEIFTRQSKFPEEWDIEGLENAMVNLLNIKKGFLKFDDIESLTKEILTDRIIEAAEAKYKAKEEEFGEERFREVERVVLLQVVDSKWMDHIDAMDQFRQGIGLRAYGQEDPVRAYQREGFDMFDEMTHSIWEDTVKYLYQVENPDKIQRKRVAEPLATNADEITKTIVNKEKKVGRNDPCPCGSGKKYKKCCGQE
- the fliS gene encoding flagellar export chaperone FliS; this translates as MNYQALNQYKQNTVLTATPEELTLMLYEGAIKFMNIGKYSIENKNYEKTHSSLMRAQDIITELSYSLDMNYEISKELRGLYDFVLSKLVDANIKKDINAIDEALVIVNDMRDTWKEVIKQIKQKVYQAK
- the fliD gene encoding flagellar filament capping protein FliD, whose product is MSNMRVSGMYSGMDTDAMVQSLMKVERMKVDRFEQSKQVALWRQEGYNSVNKLYANFILNTKKDIGLKTSSSTGSLFDTSYTNLSYVRKATSSNEAAATISSTSKAVNGSFSIEVKELAKGASFTSAKLDENALVGIKHMEFNLTSDNIKIEVGSTVGTTDITMDDVVKSINAKTEETGVTAFYDKTNGRLFMQTTETGKDAYIGLTAVTGNAASVQFINKLKNNIKEQNSAGEGHTGAIYSLGKDSKISFNGVDLTYSSNNFTLNGLNIEAKSIGTTNINVSTNVDGIMEKIEKLVSDYNALIDASSLLLNEKKYSSYHPLSAEEKSAMKDDDVKLWTEKAKSGLLNNDETINRTLQSMRNDLYKTLEGVDEKYNHITKIGISTESYARGSAGGKLQIDTEKLRKAIEEDPEGVMELLFKDGSYDADGKEILGDAKNSSKGIFTRVYDDLITGMKSIIDKSGPGSDSDLLRSVKSNMLLDFVTKKSSISDIDKSIAEMNQKIDNLNILFAKKEESYYAKFTQMEKYMQQMSSQSGWLSQQFG